The segment TTACATTGCATCGCTTGCTGCCTAGTATATCACTCCGTATGCTCCACGTTACTTGCTGTTTTGGACATTAATCTAGTATCTAATACTCCATGTAtttaaaatttgacttttttaaaaacaaaatacagTCTATATTTTTTAACGGAAGAAGTGCATGTATTTGCTTTTGCCTTTTCGAAGTATGTCATAGAAACAACCCCCCGAAATATAACCGAAGCAAAGTTCATCTTGACGACAAATTTACCAGTAATATTTTCACATGACAAATCTACATATGACCGATTAATGTTTCATAAAGTTTGTTGCACACGTCACGGATGAAAAAGAACACACGGACACGCAGCATGAATTAGTAGTACTACTTCAATCTCCACAATGATCTAAATCCTCAAAACAATAGGAAACCTCCACGTTCTACCACTTTTCCTCCTTTTTCCGCAGCAAGTCCATTGTCTAGCTCGTCACCATCGGCAGATACTTTCTCGCCGTGGTCCTGTGAcgagtttgaaagaaaaagaaagggctAGAGCTCTGTCAGCTACAAGTAGGAAACTACTAGCAGACGTACAACTTTCCAGCAGACCGGGGCACACCGCCGCTCGAAAAGCAGAGTGCCAACTGCTCAAAACTGTTGCCCAGTCAGCCCGGCGTAATGTCGCATTGACTAACCTGACCGGCTGGTTCCAACTCTCTGAACCTGCTCTTGTTCGGATATGTTAAGGTGCGCAACATACTAACTCACCTCGCTAGCTATATATACCACAAGCTGATCCTCCTTAAGACTACGTCCAAGGATTTCTGTCATAGGCGAAAATCTTATTGCAAAAGAATTTTCGTTTCTTTTAgtattttaacaattttttttatgattcttgTCACGAAGAGATTTTCGGAGTCATTCCCTTCTAGATGGAATTATCTTTCATTTCTCTTCGCGATTCCGCTCAAAAGAAAGTTATTGAAggtgagagaaaataaaaataatgagaacAAGTAAGGGAATCAGAAAAtgaacaaaatgaaaaaaatatagttagagatgttCTAACTCTATCTCAATAAGtcagttatatatatatatatatatatatatatatatacatattaatTCAATGCATATATTTTATACATCACGTGAGCCCACGCTGGCCCTCACGCGTGAGCACACGGTGCGGCAACACGTGGGTGAGAGCGCGTGGGTCCATGTGTGAGCGTGCGGTGCAGGAGACCGTGGGATTCGGAGAAGGCTACGGGAAGAAAACtctacatattttttaagtagtgtatatatataattaaagcTACTATCAATGTTTTAATTAACTCATTCAAAAAGACTGTTTTATAGGTAAGAAACCCTTTACCTTTTAAATTATACTCATCTGTCATCAATTTTCGATGTATAACTAAATCCAGTAGCATCCATCATCCATGGTGGAGTTGGCCAGGTCATGCAGCCGCTTTCAAGTTTAAAGCGAGCAGGAATTGGAGCTACCTGGCCTGGTCCTTGTCCTGCAACTGTACTCCTGTCCTGAAATATAATAAGGTCTCGCTTCATGTGTTTCGCCATCACTTAGCTTGTTTTCAGATGCAGCAGCCTGTTTAAATGCGACTTtggctgcttcttcttcttctccggcgTTCGATTCAAAGTTGAATGAAGTGGTTTCACACGAGACCCTTCGGTTTTTCAAACGGAATGGCAAATAGCCTTCCCTTTTCACCAATGTCTTCTTCTCACCAAGAGCCTCTTTTTCCTTGGAAAATAAAAGCTGAACAGATCCATCTGTGCTGCTGCTGTTTCTCTTTCGTATTGCTGCTAACCGTATCTGCTTGACTGGATTCAAGGAGAGAGGAGTAGGTGCaaagtgtgtgagagagagcagCGAAGTAGTAGCAGTACAGATGCCGGTGAGAGAATTTATGGAAGCATACGCTACCTACCTCTTGTTGGTGGATTTGGCCATAGCGTTGTTGTAGTAgctcaagcagcagcagctgcaggcCTGCAGCTGCAGCTCGTTCATTAACACCACCTTTACTTACACTACCAGATCAGCTGGGTGCTGTCCTCCTgcttcccttcccttcctcctaGGAAGAAATGCCCATGGCTCGGGGTGGACCAGGTCCATGTCCACATCAGGATtaaaatttcacgaatttcgaagaaaaataaaatatcttattttaaaattttttttcACTGTCATATGAGATCTACAGAGCAGAAGTcaaaaataactaaaatttcgacgaaatttcacgaatttcagtcttttcatctaaaaagaaaaaagttgtaaaataaaattgaaatcgaCAGCGATAGAAAGAAAAGATCATACTAAAAGAAAATGCACACTCTTTTAATCAGATCAGACCGAGGGCCAGCAAGACATGTAATATTGACCAACCGTGGCGAATCAGGGGTCATGGAGATAGGGGGACACATCTTCGGTCCACACAAATAGATAAGCCAAGGACCACGGTGGTGGTAGCAGCAGCAGTACCAACCGCCACTGACACCACGTTAGTACCAGCATTTTAACTAGTGGTCCACGAGGACCCGGTCCATGCATTCGGTGGATGACGCTATTACTGAGGAGCTCCTGCCTCCCACTGCACACACTCATCAATGTGTGTATGGTGGTGCAGGGGCTGgtgcaggagcagcagaggacGAACACAACACAGAGCGAGCCAGACACAGGTGGGAAGTCCATGGACTCATGGGCGTATAGTTAATCTATTTCATCTAATATTTATCCATTTATTGATTTTTCTTATCTATCTTCTAAACTTTTTACTTCTTTAATAagaattttaacataaatatatGGTGATAATAAGTTATACTAGTATGTGCGTAAGCACCGGTGAAATGGCATATGCATTGAAGGTTGCCTGGCCTTGACAAAGATAGATACCGGATCTCTGTGCAATGGGGACCGGCCACTTATCTGCATCCAATAAGGAGGGAGAACTAACCTAACAACCGGGAGTTACTCCTCGCCGATCAATTCCTAGCTACCCTCTCTTCCATGTTCGTTCTTCCACCACAGGAGAGGGCAGTCACCTTTGTCTCCCGCGCCTCTTCTTCCCATGGATATTCGTCCTCCATCTGGAGCATGCCTGTGCACAAGTGTACAACTCAGAAGGGGAGGGAAAAAAAACATGACAAAAGTTACCCAACAACGCTATTTTCTTAGAGAAATACAAGAACAgattttatatgttttatattgTAAAAGGGAATTACAGGGAAAAAATTAGAAATGCTCCTGCAGTTATACAACATTATTAATCGATTAACAAAAAGAAATGCTGCTTGAATAAAGGTAAATGTATTGGTCGCTTAGGGTGTCGGGCTAACTCCAACAGCTATCGTAAAATTTCATACTCTTTAACACTATTGCAGtatccactatcactatcactattacagaactattttttttaaatatctccaacagatactctatACATTAACCCTATCTTctctcctatatttttttttcggTTACCGGCCACACATCTCCCTCATCAACCACTCTATCCACCAATCGCCCCCTTCCTTCCTTCCCACCGACGTCGGCACGCGCCTGCTGGCGCTCGGTCTTGCGGTGCGGAGGATGGCGTCCGGGGCTTGCTCGCTGCCGCTGTGCCGCGTGACCACCCGGGCTTCCAGCTGCTCGAGTCTGAGGAGgtcaagctcctcgacgcccgCGCGCGCCCGCTCGAGCCCGACGCGTCGCTCCGCCGGGGTCGGCTCTACTTCCTCGTCGCGCTCCCACGCCGCCCCGTCGAGTCGCTCATGCTCGCGCGCAGGTCCACCTCcgacctctcctctctccccgcccactcctccgcctccgcgcccACAGCCATGTCGATGAACAGTGATGCGGCTCCAACGATTCTTCTGCAAAGAAGCCAcccctctctcctcctttgcCGCCGCCGCATTACTGTACCACTGGATACCGGCTCCATTGGAGTTCACTGCAACTGCTATAGCAGTGTCaaaaaatactgtagcactaaaaAAAAGTGAATTTGCCGAATCGGCTGGAGTTGGCCTCATGGGTGCAGTAGTACTCGCTATATCTTTTCCGCAGAGCAGGTAAGCACTTTCGGTTGACCAACTGTGTGTGAATGTAACTGGTAACGCAGTATGAAAACTGCATTATTCAGGTTCTCCTAAGCTATCACCAAAGTCTAAGCTAGGATCAGTTTCCTTAAAAACTCCGTCAATCTAAGAAAAACAAGATAACATACCAACACTAAAACATCGGATTCTATCACCAAAGTTGAGGGAACGGTTGCAAGAATGGAAGTACCAGGAATAGTTCATTAGCATTGTGATCATTATCACTAACCTTCCTAGTTAACGTGTCTTAAGGAAACATCCTCGGAGAACAAAGCGTTTAAAAGGCTTCTCTAGTTGGGGTTGGGACCAAGAACAGTTGGGGTTGCTGAGGTGCACACTTCTGTGTAGTCCGGATCTCCAGACCACAATCCTGGAGCAGAGCTGGTGGAAGGTGCAACCTCCCCCACTAGTGACAAAATCATGTGTGTTGTGTCTCACTCATGtgtcccttttttttcttttgcccaaactttttttaaataaagAAATCGCCATGTTCTTATTGCAGTCCTTGTAATATTGACCATGATGGATAATGAAATTTAGCTCCCCGGCCCTCTAGGATCAACAAGCGACGCCCATCATGAAATTTTTGCATCATCTTGCCGCAGTTTGAAGCATACCAGAATTTTGCCAAACTCCACTCAAGCTTGATCCTTGAACCAAACATGAGTATATATATGCCATTGACCTGGTAATATACTATACGGTGTAGTGTAACGCCGGTAGGGAtgcaattttttatattttgaatcaTTGGATTgttctaaaactaaaaaataaactaaaaattcaCTCCTACCTAATTaagttaaagaaaaaataaactaaataatgATCCAAAATTATTCATTGTGTATCCACTTGTATCCTTTCACGCATGGGAGAGTGCAAGCTTGTACCCTACCTGCAACATACAATACTCCAACCCGGAATAAAGTTGTAGCAGTGGATTAAACAAGAGCGCATCTTGCTCCATGTCAAGAGGGAAGAGGGTAGCTCACCAAATTGATCAGATTCTCCCCTTCttttcttgcttgcttctttcttttcctttctctgCTTTCTTTCGTGCACAATCGCACTCACAAAGACATGCTGCTGGGTTTTCTAGAACCTTAGAAAGGAGGAGAGCTAGCGTGGGGTGCTACAAAAAAAATGTCGGTAGGTGAGTtacaagaaatatatatatatatatatatagcaagttttttttttcttgtaccCTCAAGGTACATACTTCTCCTTTTAATGGTGTTTAGAAAAGAGTATatacatcttaaaaaatattatatattttacttataaagaaatatatatattagaaaGTAATATATACTTcagttaaaataaaattaactGTGAATTGAGTCAGAAGTACAGACAATTTTTTGTATACAGGGATATTGAAAAATGAAAACAAGCAATGTCCTGTAGAGTCAGACTATGGAATATACACTTTCCATGCACATCAAGCATCACCATGTGCCGCTGATGTGTACTCCAAAAAAATCCAGTAGACTGGAAGTGGATGGGGATACATTGAAGATTGTTTCCAACTCAGCTGTCCTCCTTTCGTCAAGCAACAGCTCTGTCTCAAAGTTTCAGTCATGGGCAGTACAAATGCATCTCAGCTAAAAAATTTCAATAGCAAATTAGCAACACAAGGCAAATCACACAAGAGTTTTAGCATGTGGTACCTAATTACCATACCCTGTCTGCAAGGCAGCAAGATGGCATACGAACAAATGAACACGAtatgaaagagagagagagattgattcATATAATTTACTTGAGTAACTATATGCATTTTAGTTACGTAAGAGTAAATTCATGTGTGGTTGTATCGGCTTATATAATGATAAAACTTATAAAACTCCTtttccaaaaaatatataattaactTGAACTGTCCTCATAATAACTATGATTACATAGAATTAACACCTCAACAACCATCTAGACATTGCCATATCTACTAGCTAGGTGTCATCATGCTAGAGTACGTCTAACTTATTATGTTTTCCCTTAGTTTCTTTGCTCATTTCTAATGGCATAATTGGCAATGACTCAATTTTGTTCCTCAAGCTTAATCAAATCTTGTTGGCATGACATTATTGTTCAGTGAGAATCTATTTAGAAAATGCACTAAGGGGAAGGATTACCATAGGAAGAACATTGGATTCACCAGTCATCTAGACTGGATACCGTTTAGTCATTTTTCATAGGACTTGAACGATGAAATTTTATAGGAATATTGTTAGTTCCCTAAATCTGTAAATGGGCAAAAAGTTATACGTTCAAACGTTTGCAAATAATTTTTAACTTTCGCAACTTAGTTTTGGTTGAATTCATTCCATTCATTCATTTCATTTTGTATTCATGTAGCTGTTTTGATTTATGTTGCGAAACATATTGATGCAACAAATCAGGACATGACCAAAACGATTTCTACAATAAATACATTCAAATATTTGCGTGGGAAAAAATTGAAATGCTACAAGAGCTTTCAGTAAAAATCATTAGGGGGAAAATGTATACCATGCAAAGTCAATTACATTGGAATAAAAATAATTGGGAACACAAATGTTCTCAACTAATCCTTATTGAAAACATGAACCTAACCAAAAACAAAACTGCCACAATGGTTCACTCAAATTTCACGAGGAAGCACTTACTCTCAGCTGGGTACGCTTATTGGGTACACCTAACGAGCACCCTCCCGAAACAAactgaaaaataaaatacaagcGAGAAGCACCAAGTGGAGAGGAAAAAATGGAAAGGGGATAGGACAAAGGGCACTCAAGCGAAGCGTACCTAGTTACCTACCTACCAAATCCAGCGCTCCCGGCTTTCCAACCATTcgcccacctctctctctctctctctctctctctctctctctctctctctctctctctctcatcgcaCCAACTCGGTCAAATGGCTCACATCGATCCGGTCAATGGggccctctccctcctccaccttccTCTACTCTCCTCCTCGTATAAAACCAACCACCTCCTCgctcccctctctcttcttcacAAAAAAAACTCGCACAAAACACCAAcgccaacaacaacaataacaacacacactcctctcttcttcctcctctcagaCTCTACTCCacaacaagaagaggaggaggagaagaaatcTGTGCCTATATATCTAGGCGTCGAGGCGCATACACACTTGTAACTTGTAAGCATCTATCTACCAGCATGGGAAGGTCCCCGTGCTGCGAGCAAGCTCACACCAACAAGGGCGCCTGGACCAAGGAGGAGGACCAGCGGCTCATCGCCTACATCAAAGCCCATGGCGAGGGCTGCTGGAGATCGCTTCCCAAAGCCGCAGGTACGTCCGAATCACTTGAGCACCCGCCTTGCATGTATATATGCGTCTGGATATGAAGAGGATGTGTGAGTTTACAAGGTGGATGGATTCATGGATATGCGTACGGTTGATGGAAATGATGGTTGCAGGGTTGCTGAGGTGCGGGAAGAGCTGCCGGCTGCGGTGGATCAACTACCTGAGGCCGGACCTGAAGCGCGGCAACTTcactgaggaggaagacgagctCATCATCAAGTTCCACGAGCTGTTCGGAAACAAGTAAGACATCGTGCGTAAAGATCAAACAATGGAATCAccaaggaatcaaggttaactGCCAAGAAAGCATGCATTTTTCTGATCATATTATTCTCATCAGGTGGTCGCTGATCGCCGGGAGGCTGCCGGGGAGGACTGACAACGAAATCAAGAACTACTGGAATACTCACATCAAGCGGAAGCTCCTCGCCCGCGGCATCGACCCGCAGACCCACCGGCCGCTCAATGCCGCACCCGCCACCGCTCcggcacagcagcagcagcagtaccaGCTGCAGGCGCAACGGCACTTGGCCGCTGCTCCAGGCCATCACCACCAGCAGCAGGATCACTTTGCCGGAGTTCTGTCTAACTCGCCGGAGGCGTGCAGCCACAGCAGCGACGACGAGCACCGGtcctccacgccgccgccgccgcggcaccTCGACATCGACCTCAACCTGTCCATCAGCCTAGCGCCCTACCAGCCGCCGTCCGAGGAGCCCAACAAGCCACCGAAGCAAGAAGCGGCGGCGACCGCAGCAGGCAACAATGTGACGGTATGCTTATGCTTGAACAGCCTCGGGTACCGGCCGGGCGTCGAGTGcgtctgcggcggcggcggcgcctcctccaGGCAGGAGCAATGGGCTCGCAGCTTTTTGCAAGCAGCGCCCTGCTATAGAGGCTAATAGTGTAAGATTAGTGACATAAGGTGAGGGAGGGGCAATTATAGTTTAACTAAAATCCACACATGCTTAGCTCTTTGTAACATGGTTATGAGGAAATGTGGTCTTCTTTCGTCGTTTGCATGCAGCCTCGGACAAAGTGATCATGCCTCTTCATCAGATCATCTAGCTTGGGGACAGACGTGGCCTTGGGCCAGCTGCTACCAACTTCTTGTTTCTTGTCTTTTGACACTAAACTTGTAACTTCCCTACTTTTGATGTGCAGTACCATAGCTCATGATCTTTCAGCTAGATGAGACCAGTCTAAACATGCCTTTTGGGAGCTTACAAAATGCTTTCTCTGATCTTGCCACTGCAAGTCTGCAACTTGGTTTTGTGCCTTTGTTGATGCCCTTGACAAAGATGAGAAGTTGATTAGTGATGTCGAAAGTGAATGGGTTTCGTGCTGGTGGTTATGGGGAGTTAGGTTCTTGAATGTTTGCAGGCACATGACCACTTGGTCAGAAAGGAGGGGGCGGTTTTTTAATTCAGAAAGGAGTTGGAAGCAGGGGCGGATTCACCGTGGGGGGCGGAGAGTGCGCAAGCCCCTCTCACCGGTTATTTTTAGGCaggggagaaagagaggaggaaagAGAGCTTCTGTAGCTTTGAATCTGCTACTGTTGGAAGCATGTGAGATGCCTTTATTCGTTTGGTTATGTAGGTAGGTAGAAGCGATGGAAAAGGTGTTAATGAAGGGGATAAAAGTGCCACGGAGGAAGGGCATGGGTTGGGGAGCTTTTGGTTTCTTAATGACCTCATGGTCAGAGTATGGCGTGTGCTGTCTGCAGGTGATGGATGGTTGGTGGCGGTTGGTGGACTAGCTAGTTTAATACTCCAGTTTTATCATGCATCACGCTgtaaattaagaaaaatagcCGAGTATTTTTGGTACCTTATGTGTTCACCGTATTTAGTATATAAGGTATCGAATACAGTCAGATCTTATGACGTTGTCACCTCTGTCGTGTGCTGTCTTTTATCACCTCTACTTTATATAGTGCGAAGGCTCTGCAATCAATCCGGTTGCATACGATAGCTATGTACCTACCACCTATAGCTAGCTACACTCACATTAGATATATGATGGAAAGTAAATCTCAACTTTACTTGTATGCATCCATATAATACGTGATCCATAGCGGCAGTAGCATGCATGTTCTCTCTCCAGCTCTCTCTTAGTCTGCAACTACTAGCATTTATTCATTTTTattaatctttttttctttacatATCAGTACTAAGTTGCTTTTAGCGCTCATTACACTCATCGCATCAAACAAAAGTAGATGTGAGTTGAGTTTGTGTTGCTGACAATGCACGTTCAAGGAAGAGTTATTGCGATGTTAGGGTGGGTCTTAGGGAATCCTGTTGCGTTCGttgatagagagagaaagagtcaTATTGTCATTTTAGGACAGAGATATTGTCATTTTATGTTTAAAGCTCTATCGTGTGGTCatttcgtgtctaaagcctgaatCAGGATataggtatgaacatatctCACGAAGTGTAgtagtcttcctaaaaatcatgtgtgtgttAGATGGAGAAGGGTCATACAACTATTTaaagatcatccaccaaatgaTCTAAGCAGGGACACGTTTGACAACTGCTTACTAACACTTTTCGTCCGCAGGCAACAAAATTAATAGATGAACAGGTACGGATCAAATATTGTTGCTGAGACTCGTGACCTTATCCCTGTTGCTGAAGCATGAAACGGTATGGCAATGTTCctccttgtatcattgatctcaaGAAGTATATTGCATAGCTGTTGAAGATTTAGATCATCTTAAGATGGTGGTGGAAAATGACAATGCAAATTAGCAGAAGAATGCCAATTGTGTAagtcaatgctatcagggtaaAATGGTTATCGTCTCTGAGATGATAATtggaagttgtaaggatgggtactAGTAAATCCACCATTATCTTCAGGGTCATTAGTGTCCTCCGAAGATGGAGGCTACAGAAGGAGGGGTTGTTGTGGTATGAAATcattgtcgtcgtcgtcatctttAGCTATGATGGTAGGAGCacatcctcttgcagtgttcatTGAACGTTCTCCTATGTTGCTgctggaacgtcgaggcattggcggcatgaaatcatcatccttaTCACCTTTGTTATTTTTTGGTTGAGTAGTTGTGGGCGCCCCAGTACCACTTTGGTTCGTTGATCTtcatcgtcttctacgcgaaacaggcatcacacccccgccgaagagcatatatatcaccaagaagtttgtgatgtctttgttgatGAACTCTACGTCTTTCGGGAACGCCTAACACAAAAGatgagcattcgaatcaatggaaaaaagataagtaagatgaccaaatagaaaataacgaaCTTGAATATGGGTTGCAGACTGGTCGGACAACATCactatccttctttgcctcctagagaaacctagcacagaaggatggttggctagttcgcacaccctgagatacCTTTGATGCTGCTTGTGCAatagggccctaaggtcgtcggtgGTTACATGATGGAGCAGAGTGGTTAACGCAGACCAGAAGGATCTTGCATGTAATTTAGACACaacttggattaggttgttcttcttgaagGGATCATATTTCCCTACATACACCAACCTGCAAAGATGTATTaaatgctatatcgatcgttgtaggtgtccataaAAAGCCTATGCTATAATatcccgccatagatttattgatccttgacTACAACGTTgtggctctgcaccaaagcatgaATCCATGATtaaacattaaacaagtattaaatatcataattaatatgtaacaatgcttagaaataactaataaataaaattatgtgccataattatttgacaaacattaaataaattaaaattaattacattaacaatacagcgaataagacataatagagatGACTACAATAATAAAGCAAATAATACATATGCCAGGagcaagtacaagtgcaccgaacaactGCACTAGCTACTCAACGATGACGACACTGCATGTAATCCCAAGGAGTGTAAGCGtatggcgggtgtgtggccctcatcccagcagcctgcACTGGCCTCGGCCACGTGTgcctttgctcatcatcttcatcatcctacGCTATGGGACCCCCCACCAAACGTGTATCTAGATCTGTAAACTCGGCCCTACATGTACCATGATAAAGGATCCTCATTCGGAAGTGTGGACACCTCTAGTATTTGCTCCGATAGAGTCTGGTGTGCCAAAAAGGCTCACCCTGCTGGTACCACTATGAACCCCAGGTGCATCATGATAGTGTGGGTACTATCCGCTaaggagctcggtgaagctaGCGGCTTGTATTGCAGTAGTCCAGTCAAAATCTTGCGTGCTGCTCCATTCAGGCGTCTCCTTCATGCAGTCAATGACGTCCCCTTGATGAGTCGACGCTGCGGGCGGAGGTGTCATCAAagtctgaggaggttgtgtccactgcaGGGGCTATGAACCTAGTGTACACTACTCGGGTTCAGGAGCCTGCTGCCTCAGCACCAGAATGTGACACACGATGCTTCGCAGTCGAATGTGTCTCTCGTGACTGTGCTCGAACGGGTTCCCCACAGGCACTGGATGAGCACCTGCTatgggaggcacgggacgggtccatggctGGTAGATCATACTCCCTCTAACGCGTGGCATAACCACCTAGAACACGTATAACAGACAGCAAGCGGGACcatctcgtcctcatgtagtccttAAGAAGGTTCTAATCCCTCCATGTTTATGACCCACTTGCTTCCTCACAAACTTGCTCCGCCTACGTATGCATCTTATACGCCTCTTTGGTCTATATAAGATGAGGTCCATATCAGTAGTATGGAGGTTTAACTAatgaaaattgttagaagtacCGCATCACTTACTATAATATGAAGAAGGCATGCATGATCCTtagggaagggtctgggggccgGCTCTACatgtccgctgagtaaggtgacACGCGTGCGTGAACAGTACCTCTAAAGGTACTCCCagtcacgtggcatcatcgtatTATCCAAC is part of the Phragmites australis chromosome 12, lpPhrAust1.1, whole genome shotgun sequence genome and harbors:
- the LOC133887453 gene encoding myb-related protein 308-like; amino-acid sequence: MGRSPCCEQAHTNKGAWTKEEDQRLIAYIKAHGEGCWRSLPKAAGLLRCGKSCRLRWINYLRPDLKRGNFTEEEDELIIKFHELFGNKWSLIAGRLPGRTDNEIKNYWNTHIKRKLLARGIDPQTHRPLNAAPATAPAQQQQQYQLQAQRHLAAAPGHHHQQQDHFAGVLSNSPEACSHSSDDEHRSSTPPPPRHLDIDLNLSISLAPYQPPSEEPNKPPKQEAAATAAGNNVTVCLCLNSLGYRPGVECVCGGGGASSRQEQWARSFLQAAPCYRG